Proteins encoded within one genomic window of Bacillus sp. F19:
- a CDS encoding tryptophan transporter, which translates to MNTKVLVVLSLFVAMGLALHGIIPPFFSGMKPDMMLTMMFLGILLFPNIRNVFLLGAVTGVLSGLTTSFPGGLLPNVIDKFVTAFVFYLLVIGIKKFAASTAGAGILTAVGTLVSGTVFLTAALFIVGLPGGAGFMALFIAVVLPTVALNTIAMVFIYPIVQTILKRSNIAVE; encoded by the coding sequence ATGAATACAAAAGTTTTAGTCGTTTTATCTTTATTTGTCGCAATGGGACTGGCATTGCACGGAATTATCCCGCCCTTTTTCAGTGGAATGAAGCCAGATATGATGCTCACTATGATGTTCTTAGGCATCCTGCTGTTCCCAAACATTCGCAATGTGTTTTTACTTGGAGCCGTTACTGGTGTCCTGTCCGGTTTAACAACTAGTTTTCCAGGCGGACTTCTGCCGAATGTCATTGATAAATTTGTGACTGCATTTGTTTTTTATCTTTTAGTTATTGGAATTAAGAAATTTGCTGCATCCACTGCTGGAGCAGGAATCCTGACAGCGGTCGGAACACTTGTTTCCGGTACTGTTTTCCTGACAGCCGCATTATTCATTGTCGGTCTTCCGGGCGGTGCAGGATTTATGGCATTATTCATAGCAGTTGTCTTGCCGACAGTTGCCCTTAATACCATCGCAATGGTTTTCATTTATCCGATTGTACAGACTATATTGAAGCGTTCTAACATCGCTGTTGAATAA